A stretch of Corallococcus macrosporus DNA encodes these proteins:
- a CDS encoding cytochrome c oxidase subunit II: MAESPALSPASASDAAPPDAQAPLAVPSARGAWSLSPPENASATGDRIDALLATNHGFDLALAAVMLGWLVLAVVRFRGARKVAPDGGTRRSRAWVLGLALGVFGVVDGTLFLGSERYLREVLWNFQVPTEDPRTVRIEINAHQWSWEARYAGADGAFGTKDDVITWNDLRVPAGVPIWVQLVSTDVVHGFSLPAFRVKLDAIPGRVNQTWFQAAREGAWEAACYQHCGTSHYRMRGMLTALSPEAYAAWLREASLKAVQAYDPDDTAAHWGWVWRTP; encoded by the coding sequence ATGGCGGAGTCCCCTGCGTTGTCCCCCGCGTCCGCGAGCGACGCCGCTCCGCCGGATGCGCAGGCCCCCCTGGCGGTGCCGTCCGCGCGAGGCGCGTGGAGCCTGTCGCCGCCGGAAAACGCGAGCGCGACGGGCGACCGCATCGACGCGCTGCTGGCCACGAACCACGGCTTCGACCTCGCGCTGGCGGCGGTGATGCTCGGGTGGCTGGTGCTGGCGGTGGTGCGCTTCCGGGGCGCGCGGAAGGTGGCGCCGGACGGGGGCACGCGGCGCTCGAGGGCGTGGGTGCTGGGGCTGGCCCTGGGCGTGTTCGGCGTGGTGGACGGCACGCTGTTCCTGGGCTCCGAGCGCTACCTGCGCGAGGTGCTCTGGAACTTCCAGGTCCCCACCGAGGATCCGCGCACGGTGCGCATTGAAATCAACGCGCACCAGTGGTCGTGGGAGGCGCGGTACGCGGGCGCGGACGGCGCGTTCGGCACGAAGGACGACGTCATCACCTGGAACGACCTGCGCGTGCCGGCGGGCGTGCCCATCTGGGTGCAGCTCGTCTCCACGGACGTGGTGCACGGGTTCAGCCTGCCGGCCTTCCGCGTGAAGCTGGATGCCATCCCGGGCCGCGTGAACCAGACCTGGTTCCAGGCCGCGCGCGAGGGCGCGTGGGAGGCGGCCTGCTACCAGCACTGCGGCACCAGCCACTACCGGATGCGCGGCATGCTGACGGCGCTGTCCCCGGAGGCCTACGCGGCGTGGCTGCGCGAGGCGAGCCTCAAGGCCGTGCAGGCCTACGACCCGGATGACACGGCGGCCCACTGGGGCTGGGTGTGGAGGACGCCATGA
- a CDS encoding glycosyltransferase family 87 protein, producing the protein MALGAWVLRALAFFHRSGPMGYPMDYDEGVYFSAASLLLRGDLPYRDFIFVHPPGGLLLWAPGAALTLGLDAATAYGVTRYLAAAVGALCVFLAGRVAWRAWRPLAGCVAALAYAAYPEAALVERGTFLEPLLNALCLGFANLWLAPGPHSRARRIGAGVLLGLAISVKIPGGMWLVAALFARPGKESWRQAIPTVLAALATFAVVVGPLAALAPSEFLRDVITFQAVRPADGEPDRWLRLRDIFHERRVGEVLLALVGLGTACVRAFRAPPEQRPAARFFACAFLLSVALFLASRTYWNQYNAHLAASEAVLAGLGASVLHAFSVRWGRTASRAVAALMLVSACMPGVWHVFQSGQQQAPDVTALAKYLRADVPAKACLFSFEPGWALAAGRLPMGATPIVDTYATMIQDAMSAGDRFDETAEALSAPEAQQALRVMLDSCRFVILGWRGTWQLTPESRPWFKQRFVRRFPTGDTGGVDLWEHR; encoded by the coding sequence GTGGCGCTGGGTGCCTGGGTGCTGCGCGCGTTGGCGTTCTTCCATCGCTCCGGGCCCATGGGCTACCCCATGGACTACGACGAGGGCGTCTACTTCTCCGCCGCGTCGCTCCTGCTGCGCGGGGACCTGCCCTACCGCGACTTCATCTTCGTCCACCCGCCTGGCGGACTCCTGCTGTGGGCTCCCGGTGCCGCGCTCACGCTGGGGCTCGATGCGGCCACCGCCTATGGCGTCACCCGCTACCTCGCCGCCGCCGTGGGCGCGCTGTGCGTATTCCTCGCGGGCCGCGTCGCGTGGCGGGCGTGGAGGCCGCTCGCGGGCTGCGTGGCCGCGCTCGCGTATGCGGCGTATCCGGAGGCCGCGCTCGTCGAGCGGGGCACCTTCCTCGAACCCCTGCTCAACGCCCTGTGCCTGGGCTTCGCGAACCTCTGGCTCGCCCCCGGTCCCCACTCCCGAGCACGCCGCATCGGCGCGGGCGTGCTGCTGGGCCTCGCCATCTCCGTGAAGATTCCCGGGGGGATGTGGCTCGTCGCCGCGCTGTTCGCCCGTCCTGGGAAGGAGTCCTGGCGCCAGGCAATCCCGACCGTGCTCGCCGCGCTCGCCACCTTCGCCGTCGTCGTGGGCCCGCTGGCCGCGCTCGCCCCTTCCGAGTTCCTTCGCGACGTCATCACCTTCCAGGCCGTGCGCCCCGCGGACGGTGAGCCGGACCGCTGGCTGCGCCTGCGCGACATCTTCCACGAGCGCAGGGTGGGCGAAGTGCTCCTCGCGCTCGTGGGCCTGGGCACCGCGTGCGTGCGAGCCTTCCGCGCGCCTCCCGAGCAGCGCCCCGCGGCCCGCTTCTTCGCCTGCGCGTTCCTGCTCAGCGTGGCCCTGTTCCTCGCGTCACGGACCTACTGGAACCAGTACAACGCGCACCTCGCCGCGTCGGAGGCCGTGCTCGCGGGCCTGGGCGCCTCCGTGCTCCACGCCTTCAGCGTGCGCTGGGGCCGTACCGCATCACGGGCCGTGGCCGCGCTTATGCTTGTCTCGGCTTGCATGCCCGGTGTGTGGCACGTCTTCCAGAGTGGCCAGCAGCAGGCGCCGGACGTCACGGCGCTCGCGAAGTACCTCCGCGCCGACGTGCCCGCCAAGGCGTGCCTCTTCTCCTTCGAGCCGGGCTGGGCGCTCGCGGCGGGCCGGCTCCCCATGGGGGCCACGCCCATCGTCGACACCTACGCCACCATGATCCAGGACGCCATGAGCGCGGGCGACCGCTTCGACGAGACCGCCGAGGCCCTCTCCGCCCCCGAGGCCCAGCAGGCCCTGCGCGTCATGCTGGACTCCTGCCGCTTCGTCATCCTCGGCTGGCGCGGCACCTGGCAGCTCACGCCGGAGAGCCGCCCCTGGTTCAAGCAGCGCTTCGTCCGCCGCTTCCCCACGGGCGACACCGGCGGCGTGGACCTCTGGGAGCACCGCTAG
- a CDS encoding SCO family protein, with the protein MSVESPSSPSAPRSRPVRRSWVWAGIAVASLGFMGVAVHDLVQGRSQPPPRLGALPDFTFTRQDGQPFGLKQLRGRPFIANFIFTRCPTVCPVFTQKMARVQDHTAKLGTDLQLVSFSVDPAYDTPERLAEYGKKYQADFTRWNFLTGDYATLKDTIVQGFKISMGREPGAAEDDLLSIFHGTHFVLVDGTGEIRGYYDSADPEATQKLETDAFRLTREEG; encoded by the coding sequence ATGTCCGTCGAATCGCCCTCCTCCCCGTCCGCCCCCCGCTCCCGCCCCGTCCGCCGCTCCTGGGTCTGGGCGGGCATCGCCGTGGCGTCGCTCGGCTTCATGGGGGTGGCGGTCCACGACCTGGTGCAGGGCCGCTCGCAGCCGCCGCCCCGGCTGGGCGCGCTGCCGGACTTCACCTTCACGCGGCAGGACGGGCAGCCCTTCGGGCTGAAGCAGCTCCGCGGCCGCCCGTTCATCGCCAACTTCATCTTCACCCGCTGCCCCACCGTCTGCCCCGTCTTCACGCAGAAGATGGCGCGCGTGCAGGACCACACCGCGAAGCTGGGGACGGACCTCCAGCTGGTGTCCTTCTCCGTGGATCCGGCCTACGACACCCCGGAGCGGCTGGCCGAGTACGGGAAGAAGTACCAGGCGGACTTCACCCGCTGGAACTTCCTCACCGGCGACTACGCCACCCTCAAGGACACCATCGTCCAGGGCTTCAAGATCAGCATGGGCCGCGAGCCCGGCGCCGCCGAGGACGACCTGCTCTCCATCTTCCACGGCACCCACTTCGTGCTCGTGGACGGCACCGGAGAGATTCGCGGCTACTACGACAGCGCCGACCCCGAGGCGACCCAGAAGCTGGAGACCGACGCCTTCCGCCTCACCCGCGAAGAGGGCTGA
- a CDS encoding cytochrome c oxidase subunit I yields the protein MKAGAFLRSLWTTDPQRVARQYLWGGFLFLLVGGLLAMLIRFQWAWPGQPVPGLAWALPESKGALTPPAYTAVFTMHGLLMIFFAVTPLLFGALGHFVLPLAIGSKQMAFPRLSPLGFWAYAVGGALMLVSFVVRLGPASAGWTSYPPLATPAFTPGLGQTLVTVAVLCVGVSAFLYGLNFVVTVVRCRAPGMTWGRLPLVVWGLFYGAVLNVLFVPVLAAATGLLLLDRVAGTQFFIAGAAAVGGGGDPVVYQHLFWLFGHPEVYILILPAWGMVGDFVAFFSRKPAHGYRLTAGAMGAVTALSGAVYAHHLFTSGMAPVLGRTFMVLTLLISLPAEVMFLNWLMTLWRGSVRLTSPMLAALATMIVFGLGGITGLALGAVATDVPLHGTMWVVGHFHLTMGAASFLAVFAGLYFWFPRMYGRALDERLAKVHVLLSAVLFIAVFGGQLVAGYAGQLRRLYDPYQYTFLAHLLTLNRWTSWAAFALGTVQLVFVVNLVRTLGWGRAAEPNPWQVGTLEWTGMGPGPAGVVLRGPHALSQPEVQEQLGRDWIGQAEPLSVDVPAAEPVAPPVPGVEGAV from the coding sequence ATGAAGGCGGGGGCGTTCCTGAGGTCGCTCTGGACGACGGACCCCCAGCGCGTGGCGCGGCAGTACCTGTGGGGCGGGTTCCTGTTCCTGTTGGTGGGCGGCCTCTTGGCCATGCTCATCCGCTTCCAGTGGGCGTGGCCCGGGCAGCCGGTGCCGGGGCTCGCGTGGGCGCTGCCCGAGTCGAAGGGCGCGCTGACGCCGCCCGCGTACACGGCCGTGTTCACGATGCACGGCCTGCTGATGATCTTCTTCGCGGTGACGCCGCTGCTCTTCGGGGCGCTGGGGCACTTCGTGCTGCCGCTGGCCATCGGCTCGAAGCAGATGGCGTTCCCCCGGCTGTCGCCGCTCGGCTTCTGGGCGTACGCGGTGGGCGGCGCGCTGATGCTGGTGTCGTTCGTCGTGCGGCTGGGGCCCGCGAGCGCGGGGTGGACGTCGTATCCTCCGCTGGCGACGCCCGCGTTCACGCCGGGGCTGGGGCAGACGCTGGTGACGGTGGCGGTGCTGTGCGTGGGCGTGTCCGCGTTCCTGTACGGGCTCAACTTCGTCGTCACCGTGGTGCGCTGCCGGGCGCCGGGGATGACGTGGGGGCGGCTGCCGCTGGTGGTGTGGGGGCTGTTCTACGGCGCGGTGCTCAACGTGCTGTTCGTGCCGGTGCTGGCGGCGGCCACGGGGCTGCTCCTGCTGGACCGGGTGGCGGGCACGCAGTTCTTCATCGCGGGCGCGGCGGCGGTGGGCGGGGGCGGCGACCCGGTGGTGTACCAGCACCTGTTCTGGCTGTTCGGCCACCCGGAGGTCTACATCCTCATCCTGCCCGCGTGGGGCATGGTGGGGGACTTCGTGGCGTTCTTCAGCCGCAAGCCCGCGCACGGCTACCGGCTGACGGCGGGGGCCATGGGCGCGGTGACGGCGCTGAGCGGCGCGGTGTACGCGCACCACCTGTTCACCAGCGGGATGGCGCCGGTGCTGGGGCGCACGTTCATGGTGCTGACGCTGCTGATTTCGCTGCCCGCGGAGGTGATGTTCCTCAACTGGCTGATGACGCTGTGGCGCGGGAGCGTGCGGCTCACGTCGCCGATGCTCGCGGCGCTGGCGACGATGATTGTCTTCGGCCTGGGCGGCATCACGGGCCTGGCGCTGGGCGCGGTGGCGACGGACGTGCCGCTGCACGGGACCATGTGGGTGGTGGGCCACTTCCACCTGACGATGGGCGCGGCCAGCTTCCTCGCGGTGTTCGCGGGGCTCTACTTCTGGTTCCCGCGCATGTACGGACGCGCGCTGGATGAGCGGCTGGCGAAGGTGCACGTGCTCCTGAGCGCGGTGCTGTTCATCGCTGTCTTCGGCGGGCAGTTGGTGGCGGGCTACGCGGGGCAGCTGCGGCGGCTCTATGACCCGTACCAGTACACGTTCCTCGCGCACCTGCTCACGTTGAACCGGTGGACCAGTTGGGCCGCGTTCGCGCTGGGCACGGTGCAGTTGGTGTTCGTGGTGAACCTGGTGCGGACGCTCGGGTGGGGCCGGGCCGCGGAGCCGAACCCGTGGCAAGTGGGCACGCTGGAGTGGACGGGCATGGGGCCGGGGCCGGCTGGCGTGGTGCTGCGCGGGCCGCATGCGCTGTCGCAACCGGAAGTACAAGAGCAACTGGGTCGCGACTGGATTGGACAGGCGGAGCCGCTGTCCGTGGACGTGCCGGCCGCGGAGCCGGTGGCGCCGCCAGTTCCCGGGGTGGAGGGCGCCGTCTAG